A stretch of the Glycine soja cultivar W05 chromosome 13, ASM419377v2, whole genome shotgun sequence genome encodes the following:
- the LOC114381019 gene encoding uncharacterized protein LOC114381019, translated as METENCETFGTTSLDTTSVGIVGHYKFENGSSQFAFMKVENERGVSLDHSLSFSTENFVQTLAFCNSLILMSGFSGDKSCYHVLNPFTKHNVMIPQTSIQGGVVRVGLAYDGDQFFDVVLVEAGSSNSNGLKLHVFSSETGQWRCHYPINLAAAPSLPEHEFQELGTPPLYANGAIHWEIDGYLLVYQVQGSQCALYELPNYFEGWSWQSTLPYRRCLCESGGKVYYCYSDFDGFHIWNLLNEQDHLEFFNYYDYKRFPWKLVHSVMHEVLMPKNQNFFGSFFDWEPYKVAPIAYIEEAQIIYLQLPGTVVAYNFDTGTMESICNYSYPGLNFSCCSFFSSTTTLPHNAQRDNTDGELELNLPIAEMEKLTL; from the coding sequence ATGGAAACTGAAAATTGCGAAACTTTTGGCACAACCTCACTAGATACTACTAGTGTTGGTATTGTTGGCCACTATAAGTTCGAAAATGGGTCATCTCAGTTTGCTTTCATGAAAGTTGAGAATGAAAGAGGAGTTTCCCTTGACCATTCCCTCAGCTTCTCTACTGAAAATTTTGTGCAGACCCTTGCATTTTGCAACAGCTTGATTCTCATGTCTGGTTTTAGTGGTGACAAATCCTGTTACCATGTGTTGAATCCCTTCACCAAGCACAATGTCATGATCCCTCAAACTAGTATCCAAGGGGGTGTTGTTAGAGTTGGATTGGCCTATGATGGAGACCAATTTTTTGATGTTGTTCTTGTTGAAGCAGGGTCCTCAAATTCCAATGGACTAAAACTGCATGTTTTCTCTTCTGAAACTGGCCAATGGAGGTGCCACTACCCCATCAATTTAGCTGCTGCCCCTTCTTTGCCAGAACATGAGTTCCAAGAACTTGGAACACCTCCTCTTTACGCGAACGGCGCGATTCATTGGGAAATAGATGGATATTTGTTGGTGTATCAAGTCCAAGGCAGCCAATGTGCACTATATGAACTACCAAACTACTTTGAGGGTTGGTCTTGGCAATCAACACTGCCTTACCGCCGTTGCTTGTGCGAATCAGGAGGCAAGGTGTACTATTGCTACTCCGATTTCGATGGCTTTCACATTTGGAATCTCCTCAATGAGCAAGACCATCTTGAATTCTTCAATTATTATGATTACAAAAGGTTTCCATGGAAACTAGTTCATAGTGTCATGCATGAAGTGCTTATGCCTAAGAACCAAAACTTTTTTGGCAGCTTCTTTGATTGGGAGCCTTACAAGGTTGCACCTATTGCCTACATCGAAGAAGCACAGATCATATATTTGCAGCTTCCAGGAACTGTTGTTGCTTACAACTTTGACACAGGAACTATGGAATCAATCTGCAACTACTCTTATCCAGGCTTAAACTTCAGTTGCTGCTCATTCTTTTCTTCAACTACTACTCTGCCTCACAATGCACAGAGAGACAACACTGATGGAGAATTGGAGCTGAATCTACCCATAGCAGAGATGGAAAAGTTAACCCTCTAA
- the LOC114381237 gene encoding FACT complex subunit SPT16-like, with protein sequence MADHRNGSTQPPNGKASAAGSAYSIDLNAFQSRLKYFYKHWDDHKTDLWGSSDAIAIACPPPSEDLRYLKSTALNLWLLGFEFPETIMVFMKKQIHILCSQKKASILESVKKSAKEAVGADLVLHVKPKNDDGTALMDAIFRAIRALPKSDGHDSSTVGYISREAPEGKLLETWTEKLKNTKFQLTDVANGLSYLFAAKSSEELTSIKRAAYLTTSVMKNFVVTKLENVIDEEKKISHSTLMEETEKVILEPSKVNCKLKADNVDICYPPIFQSGGEFDLKPSAVSNDELLHYDSASVIICAVGARYKSYCSNIARTFLIDADPLQSRAYEVLLKAHEAVIGSMKPGNKLSVAYQAAVSVVERDAPDLISYLTKSAGTGIGIEFRESGLNLNAKNEQIIREGMVFNVSLGFQNLQCEKSKSKNKQFSLLLADTVIITKDKTEIVTATSSKALKDVAYSFNEDEEEERPSTKPDAKKAEPFMSKTTLRSDNHEVSKEELRRQHQAELARQKNEETARRLAGGGSETGESRSSARTSAELMAYKNINDLPPPREMMIQIDQKNEAVLLPINGSMVPFHVAFIRTVSSQQDTNRNCYVRIIFNVPGTPFSPHDANSMKFPGSIYLKEASFRSKDSRHISEVVQSIKTLRRQVVARESERAERATLVTQEKLQLANNRFKPIRLSDLWIRPAFGGRGRKIPGTLEAHVNGFRYSTTRQDERVDIMFPNIKHAFFQPAENEMITLLHFHLHNHIMVGNKKTKDVQFYVEVMDMVQNVGGGKRSTYDPDELEEEQRERQRKNKINVEFQTFVNRVNDLWGQPQFNGLDLEFDQPLRELGFPGVPHKSSVFIVPTSACLVELIETPFLVVTLSEIEIVNLERVGLGQKNFDMTVVFKDFKRDVLRIDSIPSTSLDGIKEWLDTTDIKYYESRLNLNWRQILKTITDDPQSFIEGGGWEFLNLEATDSESENSEESDKGYEPSDVEPESDSEDEASDSESLVESEDDDDDEDSEEDSEEEKGKTWEELEREASNADREKGNESDSEEDRKRRKAKSFGKSRGASLSSSMPKRSKLR encoded by the coding sequence ATGGCAGACCATCGAAATGGAAGTACACAACCCCCCAATGGAAAGGCCAGTGCAGCAGGATCTGCATATTCTATTGATCTGAATGCATTTCAATCccgattgaaatatttttataagcatTGGGATGATCACAAAACAGATCTGTGGGGCTCTTCTGATGCAATAGCAATAgcatgtcctccaccttcagaAGACCTGCGATACCTGAAATCTACCGCTCTGAACTTATGGCTGCTTGGATTTGAGTTCCCTGAGACAATTATGGTTTTCATGAAGAAGCAGATCCATATCCTGTGCAGCCAAAAGAAGGCTTCTATTCTTGAATCTGTCAAAAAATCTGCCAAAGAGGCAGTTGGTGCAGATCTTGTTTTGCATGTCAAACCTAAAAATGATGATGGGACTGCTCTAATGGATGCTATATTCCGTGCCATCCGTGCTCTGCCAAAGTCTGATGGCCATGATTCTTCCACTGTTGGATACATATCAAGAGAGGCTCCTGAAGGGAAACTGCTTGAAACATGGactgagaaattaaaaaatacaaaatttcaacTAACTGATGTTGCCAACGGGTTGTCTTATTTGTTTGCGGCAAAGAGTAGCGAGGAGCTTACATCAATTAAGAGAGCAGCATACCTCACAACCAGTGTGATGAAAAACTTTGTGGTTACAAAACTTGAGAATGTAATCGATGAGGAGAAGAAAATCTCTCACTCAACATTGATGGAGGAGACTGAGAAAGTTATTCTGGAACCTTCAAAAGTCAATTGTAAGCTAAAGGCAGATAATGTTGATATTTGTTACCCCCCAATTTTTCAGAGTGGTGGAGAGTTTGATCTCAAGCCAAGTGCTGTCAGCAATGATGAGTTACTGCATTATGATTCTGCCAGCGTGATTATATGTGCAGTTGGAGCTCGATATAAGAGTTATTGCTCAAACATAGCTAGGACATTCTTGATTGATGCAGATCCTCTTCAAAGTAGGGCTTATGAGGTTCTTCTGAAAGCCCATGAAGCTGTCATAGGTTCTATGAAGCCTGGAAACAAGTTAAGTGTTGCATACCAAGCTGCAGTTTCTGTTGTGGAAAGGGATGCTCCTGACCTGATTTCATATTTGACAAAATCTGCTGGGACAGGCATCGGCATTGAGTTTCGTGAATCAGGATTGAATCTTAATGCAAAAAATGAACAGATAATTAGAGAAGGCATGGTCTTTAATGTGTCACTTGGTTTTCAGAATTTACAGTGTGAGAAGAGTAAATCTAAGAACAAGCAATTCTCTTTGTTGCTTGCTGACACAGTCATCATCACCAAAGATAAGACAGAAATTGTGACTGCTACGAGCTCAAAAGCTCTGAAGGATGTAGCATATTCTTTCAATGAGGATGAGGAAGAGGAAAGGCCAAGCACAAAACCAGATGCCAAGAAAGCTGAGCCCTTTATGTCTAAGACAACTCTTAGGTCAGACAATCATGAAGTTTCAAAGGAGGAGCTTCGCAGGCAGCATCAGGCAGAACTTGCTCgtcagaaaaatgaagaaactgcGAGGCGTCTTGCTGGTGGTGGAAGTGAAACAGGAGAGTCCCGTTCCTCTGCGAGGACTTCAGCAGAACTCATGGCCTACAAGAACATAAATGACCTTCCCCCTCCCAGAGAGATGATGATTCAGATCGATCAGAAGAATGAAGCAGTTCTCTTGCCTATAAATGGAAGCATGGTACCTTTTCATGTGGCTTTCATTCGAACTGTTTCCAGCCAGCAGGACACCAACCGCAATTGCTATGtcagaattatttttaatgttccTGGGACTCCTTTCAGTCCTCATGATGCAAACTCAATGAAGTTCCCTGGATCTATATATTTGAAGGAGGCGTCATTCCGCTCCAAGGATTCAAGGCACATTAGTGAGGTTGTGCAGTCCATTAAAACACTCAGGCGACAAGTTGTAGCAAGAGAGTCTGAGAGAGCTGAGAGGGCAACCTTGGTTACTCAGGAGAAACTACAACTTGCTAATAATAGATTTAAGCCGATAAGATTGTCTGACCTTTGGATCCGTCCTGCTTTTGGTGGGCGTGGAAGGAAGATACCTGGTACACTTGAGGCTCATGTGAATGGATTTCGATATTCTACCACTAGGCAAGATGAGCGTGTAGACATAATGTTTCCCAACATTAAGCATGCATTTTTCCAACCCGCTGAGAATGAAATGATCACTCTCCTACACTTCCATCTGCACAACCATATTATGGTAGGGAATAAGAAGACCAAGGACGTTCAATTTTATGTTGAGGTTATGGACATGGTCCAGAATGTTGGGGGTGGTAAGAGGTCAACGTATGACCCTGATGAGCTTGAAGAAGAACAGCGAGAGCGACAGAGgaagaataaaattaatgtaGAATTCCAAACCTTTGTGAATCGGGTGAATGATCTCTGGGGACAACCTCAATTCAATGGCCTTGACCTGGAGTTTGATCAACCTCTTAGAGAGCTTGGCTTCCCTGGTGTGCCTCATAAATCTTCAGTATTTATCGTACCTACTTCTGCCTGCCTTGTTGAACTGATAGAGACTCCTTTCCTTGTTGTCACGCTTAGTGAGATTGAGATTGTTAATCTTGAGAGAGTTGGACTTGGGCAGAAAAACTTTGATATGACAGTAGTATTTAAGGACTTCAAGAGGGATGTCCTCAGGATTGATTCTATCCCTTCTACATCACTGGATGGCATCAAGGAGTGGCTTGACACAACAGACATCAAATATTATGAGAGCAGGCTGAATCTGAACTGGCGTCAGATCCTGAAGACAATAACGGATGACCCTCAGAGCTTTATTGAAGGTGGCGGTTGGGAGTTTCTGAATTTGGAAGCTACTGATTCAGAATCTGAGAACTCGGAGGAGTCCGATAAAGGTTACGAACCATCTGATGTGGAACCTGAATCTGATTCGGAGGACGAAGCTTCTGACAGTGAATCACTTGTTGAGTCTGAGGATGATGATGACGATGAAGATTCCGAGGAGGATTCAGAGGAAGAGAAGGGAAAAACATGGGAGGAACTGGAGAGGGAAGCAAGCAATGCAGATAGGGAGAAGGGAAATGAGTCTGACAGCGAAgaagataggaaaagaagaaaggcAAAAAGCTTTGGTAAGTCACGAGGAGCGAGTCTAAGCAGTAGCATGCCAAAGCGGTCTAAGTTAAGATAG